From one Peptoniphilaceae bacterium AMB_02 genomic stretch:
- the der gene encoding ribosome biogenesis GTPase Der, which yields MRNSIVSVVGRPNVGKSTLFNKLIRKKEAITEDTPGVTRDRLYREAEWLGRYFMLVDTGGYVPDDDDIISKHIKLQAELAIDTSDLILFVVDGKSGIMQEDRDIAEILRKSGRPVIVVVNKIDTHNTPTDVYEFYELGFEHLMVVSAEQAFGLGDLLDEILTFLPESGKDEESTDISVAIVGKPNVGKSSLINRLLDEDRMIVTDIAGTTRDAIDSYIMRDGVEYLFIDTAGLRRKRAITDAIERYSVIRTLSAVDRSDICLLLIDATEGVTEQDTKIAGYAHEQGKAIIIIVNKWDLIDKQTNTMKKYEENVRNKLGFISYAPVHFMSVKTGKRVDDIFALINMVNDNYNLRISTGVLNEIISEAVFRTPPPTDKGQRLKIFYSTQASVRPPKILLFVNKPELMHFSYMRYLENNIRQKFGFVGTPLNFELRSRSE from the coding sequence TTGAGAAATTCTATAGTGAGTGTAGTTGGTAGACCTAATGTCGGAAAATCAACTCTTTTCAATAAACTAATTAGAAAAAAAGAAGCAATTACAGAAGATACACCGGGAGTTACCAGGGACCGTTTGTATAGAGAAGCTGAATGGCTTGGCAGGTATTTTATGCTAGTCGACACAGGTGGATATGTGCCTGATGACGATGATATTATTTCTAAACATATTAAACTGCAGGCAGAGCTTGCAATTGATACTTCAGATTTAATTCTTTTTGTGGTCGATGGAAAATCGGGGATTATGCAAGAAGATCGTGATATTGCAGAGATACTTAGAAAATCAGGTAGACCTGTAATCGTCGTCGTCAATAAAATTGATACGCATAATACTCCTACTGATGTATATGAGTTCTATGAACTTGGATTTGAACATTTAATGGTAGTTTCTGCCGAACAGGCTTTTGGATTGGGTGATTTGCTGGATGAGATATTGACCTTTTTGCCGGAATCTGGAAAAGATGAGGAGAGTACTGATATTTCAGTAGCCATTGTCGGAAAACCAAATGTTGGTAAGTCTTCTCTTATAAATAGACTACTGGATGAAGATAGGATGATTGTAACGGATATTGCAGGTACGACAAGAGACGCTATCGATTCTTATATTATGAGAGATGGGGTAGAGTATCTTTTTATAGATACTGCAGGATTAAGAAGAAAAAGAGCTATAACAGATGCAATTGAGAGGTATTCTGTTATAAGAACTCTATCTGCGGTAGATAGATCTGATATATGTCTATTATTAATAGATGCGACAGAAGGCGTTACTGAACAAGATACAAAGATAGCTGGCTACGCCCATGAACAAGGTAAGGCTATCATAATAATTGTCAATAAATGGGATTTAATCGATAAACAAACCAATACCATGAAAAAGTATGAAGAAAATGTACGTAATAAGCTGGGTTTTATTAGCTATGCCCCGGTACATTTTATGTCTGTAAAAACCGGTAAGAGGGTAGATGATATTTTTGCGTTAATAAATATGGTCAATGACAATTACAATTTAAGAATTAGTACTGGGGTCTTAAACGAAATTATTAGTGAAGCAGTCTTCAGAACGCCTCCTCCAACAGATAAAGGACAAAGATTAAAGATATTCTATTCTACACAAGCAAGTGTTAGACCTCCAAAAATCTTATTGTTTGTTAATAAACCGGAACTTATGCATTTTTCTTATATGAGATATCTTGAAAATAATATAAGACAAAAGTTTGGATTTGTAGGTACACCTTTGAATTTTGAACTTAGATCCAGGAGCGAATAA
- the plsY gene encoding glycerol-3-phosphate 1-O-acyltransferase PlsY — protein sequence MNLLFFILSYLIGNFTAAYILGKVLLNKDIRKMGSGNAGATNALRSFGPVIGVTTLLMDLLKGVLALYLADKFGDQYSVYYAAVGVILGHNWPVFFGFKGGKGIATSAGVLIYLDIRIFAIVIAIFIITVAISRYVSLGSVLAAASAPICAYILAFKTKPYTFYVILLLAIIAIYKHRTNIVRLLNKTENKIKFKEK from the coding sequence ATGAATCTTTTATTTTTTATACTTTCTTATTTGATTGGAAATTTCACCGCTGCTTATATTCTAGGCAAGGTATTATTGAATAAGGACATACGAAAAATGGGAAGTGGTAATGCAGGAGCAACAAATGCACTTAGGTCTTTTGGTCCTGTTATTGGCGTGACGACGCTACTGATGGATTTATTAAAGGGAGTACTGGCACTTTATTTAGCAGATAAGTTTGGAGACCAGTACTCTGTATACTATGCTGCCGTAGGTGTTATATTAGGACATAATTGGCCTGTTTTTTTTGGGTTTAAAGGTGGCAAAGGAATTGCAACATCTGCAGGTGTTTTGATTTATCTTGATATAAGAATTTTTGCTATAGTAATTGCTATATTTATAATCACTGTAGCAATATCCAGATATGTGTCGCTCGGTTCAGTACTCGCAGCAGCCTCAGCGCCTATTTGTGCGTATATTTTAGCTTTCAAGACCAAACCCTATACATTTTATGTAATATTACTTTTGGCTATAATTGCAATTTACAAGCATAGAACAAATATTGTACGTCTACTCAATAAAACAGAAAACAAAATAAAATTTAAGGAGAAATAG